The Prionailurus bengalensis isolate Pbe53 chromosome E2, Fcat_Pben_1.1_paternal_pri, whole genome shotgun sequence region ggagCATGACTgcctgtggggggtgggaggagtgaGGTCTAAGAGCTGAGGCAGGGGCAGGTAGTGAGGGGCCTGGCAGCTCCTGTAAGAACTGGCTTTGACTCTGAGCTGGGAAGTTTCGGGAGGATTCTGAGCAGAACCAGAAGGTTGACCAGACCTGACTTGTAAAGGCCTTTTGTTCTGGCTCTTGTGTGAGAACAGACCATAGGAGGTGGAAGCAGGCAGAGCAGCACAGAAGCTCATGTGGTCACTTTAGCAGGAGGTGGCGGTGGCTCCGACAGAGCGGTGGCGGAGGTGGTGGGCGGTGGGCGGCTGCAGGCTGTGCATGTTTGGGACTAGCAGTGCCAGACGCGCCGACCGAGTTGTGGCCTGTCCTTTGCAGAACTGGCTGAGGCTCTACGGCTACCTGCCCCAGCCTAGCCGCCACATGTCCACCATGCGCTCTGCCCAGATCCTGGCCTCAGCCCTCGCCGAGATGCAGCGCTTCTATGGGATTCCGGTCACAGGCGTGCTTGACGAAGAAACCAAGGCGTGAGTCCTCCATGGGGCCCTTCCCAGACCCCACTGGCACCTGCCCTCCCAGCTTGCCCTGAAAAGGGGTTGGCAGGTGGAGTTTCCAGGATAGAGTGACGTAGACAAGAGATGGAAAGTGGTTTGATCTTCCACGCTAGTTCGGACTGGTTGGGATTGGCTACCTGAAAACCCGTGTTGAGAAAGCTCCTGAGGTGAATCTGGCTGGGCAGCAAGGAGGATGGGATtaattagtgatgtctgccacaGGCACAGGAATGGGGAGGACCAGCAGCATGTGCCTTGGATGGGACATCCTCACTAGgccacagctctgctctgaaTCTGACAGGGGTGATGGGACCCAAAGCCACATCCCTGGGCATACGTGAGCGTAACGTAGCAAGGACAGAGGGCCTCAGGGGTAACTCTCCCGCTCCTGGGTGATACTGGTGATACTCCACAAAGGTGAGCCTCTGTCGGGCACTCAGTCTTCCAGGCTGAGGTCAGTGTGCCTGTTTTTCTGATGAGGAAATCGAAACGCAGAGAGTCTCCCACTGCCACCACACCCATGCAAAGGGTGGCTGGGGGCCCAAGGCAAAAGGGTGGAAGAAGGGTGGACTGCCTGGAAGAGGCAGAGCCGAAGCAGGAAGGCGTGTGGAGGAGAGGCTCTGGGCTTACCCCTCCGTGCCCATGACCCAGGTGGATGAAGCGACCCCGCTGCGGGGTGCCAGACCAGTTCGGGGTGCGCGTGAAAGCCAATCTGCGGCGACGGCGGAAACGTTATGCCCTCACTGGGAGGAAGTGGAATAACCACCACCTGACCTTCAGGTAGGGACCATGGCTGTCCGTGGTAGCGTCCCTCCTACGGCATTGCCCAGAGACcgctctttcctctcctctcccaggctGAGGCCTCAGGCTTCCCAGTGGGCTTGTCTGGAAAGCTTCCTTTCCCAGAAGCCCACCCCGGGGTGTCCAACATAGACAAGCTGACCCTGCTCCCATGCTGACAAGATCGGCCGCACACCCTGGCCAGTCTTCCCCCAGTGAAGGTCAGGACCCTTGGAGCTGTTTCCGCTctatcctccttccctccccgctccccacccgCCAGCAGCCCGGGGCTGGCCTCACAGCTCAGTTCCTGTACCAGTACAAACTGGGGGCCTCCACAGTGTAGGGCACGGGGCTTTAGGTAtctgaggggttggggggggagggtggaaaggGCTGGAATCCGGGCATCTGTCAGGTGTGCAGGCAGCAAGTCCCCTGCAAAAACCCTGGTTCAGGCACCTTCCTCCTTTCTGCTGAGTCCTTTGGCAAGAAAGCCTCCTGAGCCTTGAGCCATGTGGCAGTCCCTGAGGGCTCCCCTTCTTGTTTTAGTCCCTCCACAGTCCTACCCGCAGCTCTATCTCCTGAGGAAGAGCGGCTCCCGCGGCCACTTAGACCCTAGGCCCCCAGAGTGACTTCATGGCTCCAACAGCTTTTAAGGGAGGAGATCTGTCCAGCACACAGAAGCTTAATCTGATTTATGTGGGTAATAACAGGCCTCATCATGCTTTTATCACGTGCAGACTCCAGACCCATGTTCTACATGagctaattcatttaatcctcccaggGCCCCCAAGATGAGAGCGCTACtctccttttccccattttacagatgaagaaactcaaattcagaaacacttaagtcacttgcccaaggtcacatagattATGTTAGAGCCCGGCCTTGAACTTAGGACAGCCTGACCCTGCAATCATCAGAGCCATTTGGCCTGTGTTTCCTAAACTTCAGCCATTTGTATCAAACTGTCTAGTTCTTTCTCTTAGTTCCATAGCACTTTTATTAGTGGTTTTCTTATTTAAGCTAACTGAATACAATGCAACCTTATTTAGCCATATCCTAATGAACTCCTGGGTTTGACATGTTAGTTGTCTTTTTCAAATTCACATCAGAATAAACTAGTAGTTGATATTGATGGGCACCGTGCACGAACCAGCTCAGATCTTACACATGCTCCTTGTGACCATGTGTCTTCGCCCCCACCCAGTGGGTGCTAGCAGTGGACAGCAGACCCAGTAGGCCCTGGGTTCACTCCCCGGTCTCCCTGCCCACTGCAGCATCCAGAACTACACAGAGAAGCTGGGATGGTACCACTCACTGGAGGCAGTGCGAAGGGCCTTCCGTGTGTGGGAGCAGGCCACGCCCCTGGTCTTCCAGGAGGTGCCCTATGAAGACATCCGGCTGCGGAGGCAGAAGGAGGCTGACATCATGGTACTCTTTGCCTCTGGCTTCCACGGCGACAGCTCACCATTTGATGGCACAGGGGGCTTTCTGGCCCACGCCTATTTCCCTGGCCCTGGTCTGGGCGGGGATACCCATTTCGATGCAGATGAGCCCTGGACCTTCTCCAGCACCGACCTGCATGGTGAGAACACCTggccggggcaggggaggggaggcagagccgGAGCTGGGCATTGCCCTCTGACCCAGTTGAGCAGAGACAGGGTTGGGAGGGGAGAGCTTCATCCAGTGCAGTTTTCCAGAGCACTGACCCTCAGTATCTCAGTCTGTTGTCCCATGACCTCCAAGGGGTGGTAGGGAAAGGGAGGGATCATTTTACCCACCTCTCAGATGGGGAAGTTTGAGGCCTAGCAGTCAGAGCAGCTCAGCCTCTTCTGAGAATGGCAGAAGGGCCAGCTCTCTGATGGCCTCAGCCCTCAGGGCCTGGGCCAGAGCAAAGCTGACtgtgccaccccccacccccaccccggccgaTCCCCACTGCAGGGAACAGCCTCTTCCTGGTGGCAGTGCATGAGCTGGGCCACGCGCTGGGGCTGGAGCATTCCAGCAACCCCAGTGCCATCATGGCGCCATTCTACCAGTGGATGGACACCGACACCTTCCAGCTGCCCGAGGACGACCTCCGGGGCATCCAGCAGCTCTACGGTGAGCGGGCAGCGTGGGCACGGCCAGTGGGCTCTGCACGCCAGCTCTCAACTCCCAGCCCTACCAGGCATAGGCGCCACTGCTCTCCCTGTTGTGTcgatgaggaaacaggcccagagaggattAGTGACTTGTCCACATCACTCAGGGAGTGAGTGATGGTGCTGGAAGTCACACGCAGGACTGGCCAACCCTAGGGCCCTCATGGTGGCTCCAGACTGGGGTCTCCGAGGCCCCTCACAGACCACTCCTCTCCTCCTCAGTGTCATTGATACTCTTATTAGACAGAAGATGCCCTGGTCCCAGATCTCGTTCCTCCTACTCTCGCTCCCAACCCAAGCCTGTCCCAAGCTCGCCAGCGAGTGTTGTTGGCTTATCACTTCCCGGTGGCTTTGAGGCAGGTGGCACCCCCCTCAGCCCAGGCCCCACCTGAGAAGGCCTCCAGTGGTAAGGGCTCCTGAGGACTGATTCTGTGGGCCCGGCTTGCACTCAGCACCACCCCGAGCCCCTTGTTAGGGCTGGCGGTACCTGCCTTGCTGGGCACGTGACAGATACTTCCTCACTCTGTCCCCGGCAACCTGGTAAGAAGATGGGCCCCTGGCAGAGGTCACAGAACCATGTTCTTTCCTCTGCATGTGTCCACCAAAGCAGGCTGGTGTCCTGAGGGGAATGTCCCCAAGGGGAAGTGGAGGAAAGGGCAGCCTCAGGGGCACAGTGATCCACGTCCAGTGTGGGGAGGTGAAGGAGAGGGCTGTATGGAGGACAGAGGCCTCCTGAGGGTGAtggcatgtgtgggggaggggtcggCTGTGGACAGACAGGGGGGCGCGCCACCTGGGTAGACCCCACCGCCGAAGCACATGTCTCTCCGGGCTGGGTGCCCCAGGGTCCCCTGGTTCTGAGTAGGGGCTACCTTCTGACTTCCCACTCACCCCACCCCACTTTGCAGGCACCCCGGATGGTCAGCCACAGCCCACCCGGCCTCTCCCCACTGTGACTCCCCGGCGACCGGGCCGGCCAGACCATCGGCCTCCCAGACCCCCTCAGCCACCACCCCCAGGAGGGAAGCCGGAGCGGCCCCCAAAGCCAggccccccagcccagccccgagCCACGGAACGGCCTGACCAGTATGGCCCTAACATCTGCGACGGGGACTTTGACACAGTAGCCATGCTGCGTGGGGAGATGTTCGTGTTCAAGGTCTGGCCCCTGCCCGTGTCTCCCCTGATCCCTTGGCCCGGTCTCAGAGCAGGAGAGCAGCCCCCACATCCCACCCCTGCATCCTTGCCCCACCTGACTGCCCGAgcacacccacccctccctcactgaGCAGCCCCTGGGGAGCCCTCAGACCCTAGACCAAGAAGAAACCAGCCTGAAGGACACgggacttgctcagggtcacacagggaGTGCAGGGGTCCACACCCCGCCCAGGGCTCACTTATGGGTGCTGCCCTGGCTTTCCAAGCCACCCCTCCGGATCTTCCTGACCTAGGAAAGGGCAGCCGGATGAGGGGCCTCTCCCGGTATGAGGGAGCGAGCTTGCCCTGCCCACTCACACCCACGCCCTCCCCAGGGCCGCTGGTTCTGGCGGGTCCGGCACAACCGCGTCCTGGACAACTATCCCATGCCCATTGGGCACTTCTGGCGTGGTCTGCCCAGTGACATCAGTGCTGCCTATGAGCGCCAAGATGGACgctttgtcttttttaaaggTAAGCTGGGGTaggtgggagggcagggtggcCTCCCTTCCCTGACCTCTGGCCTGGCCTCTGACCCAGCAGGCCTGAAGGAGGGGGAGAGTGAAGGGCTACATGGCATGTCCACAGTGTGGGGAGCCGAGtcaaggcaggggtggggcaggaggagacAGAAACCTGGGGACAGGGGGACCTGGGCCCCTGGGGGCCAGCGGCTGCTCTGACTGGAGGCGAGCATCCATCTGCAGCACAGGGGCTCCGCATGTGACTCCTCCTTCCTTGTGTCTTGTGCCTCCTGCAGCCCCCCCTCATAAGACAAGAGTCCCCCCGTCCCCTCCTTCCCGGGCAGGATTTCTGTGGTCTGTCTGCAGGGACAGTGGAGCTCCCTGCCACCGGCCCTCCCTGTGCGGCCTGCCTCTCTGGGGAGGGCCTCAAGGGCAGCACCCCCAGTGGATCAGCTGTGTCCCCAGCCCAGCTGGCCTGAGCCCACGCTTAAAGCCCCTGGGCCCAGAGTCCAGGCAGGGctccccctctttcctccctctgtaCAAGAactgtgtatgggggggggggcgcggacgTTCACATGGGAGTGCAGGCCATTTATAGTGTGACCATGTGCTGTGGGTACAGGTGTGAGTGAGTGACTTGTACGTGTGTAAATGAGTATGTCACAGGTGCCCGTGAGTGCTGAGTGTGTGTGATGTGCAAGTGagttgtcttgtgtgtgtgtaggggtcaGTGCCTACACTGTCCTGTGTACaagggcgtggggggggggggtaagtgcGGCAGCGGATGTGTGTGGATGTGTAAGCCCAGGACAGCATTCCccatgtcccctccctcccacgcccctctgccccaggcctGTCCTCACCCACCCGCCCCTCCTCCTGCAGGTGACCGCTACTGGCTCTTCCGAGAAGCCAACCTAGAGCCCGGCTACCCGCAACCACTGACCAGCTACGGCCTGGGCATCCCCTATGACCGCATCGACACGGCCATCTGGTGGGAACCCACAGGTCACACCTTCTTCTTCCAAGAGGACAGGTGAGCACTGCCTTCCTCAAAGGCAGAAGGCCCGAGCCGAATGCCCCTACCCAGAGAACCACAGCTGGTGCTTCTGCTCACAGGTACTGGCGCTTTAATGAGGATACACAGCGTGGAGACCCCGGCTACCCTAAGCCCATCAGCGTGTGGCAGGGGATCCCTACCTCCCCCAAAGGGGCCTTCCTGAGCAACGATGCAGGTACTGGGCCAACCCCCTGCAGCCCGCCCAGCACTCACCATTCCCTCCTCCACACACAGGGTTCACCCAGCCTTTTGATGGCAGGTGTGAGGGACACAGCCATGGCAGGCCCTGGGCCGGGGGCTTCCAGAGCATGACTGTCCTGGTCCCTCCTGCACTGTCTCCATCCCCTCTTTACAGACAGTCACACTAAACCAGAGAGCTTGAGTAAAGGGCCCCAAACCCCACAGCAAGAAAGTTGCGGGGAACCAAGAGTCCAACCCAGGTCTGCCTGTGTCCAGAGCAGGAACTCAGAACTACCCTGTTCCCTCCAGGGCAACCCAcagggagcctgaagcctgaggGGGGTTAGCTTGGCTCAAAGCAATGGCGGGCAAGAGTCCTACCAAGGTGCCCGCTTACCTGCCTGGAAAGGAAGCTTGACCTCTGTCATTAAACTAAGCACCAGGGAGCCGTGGCTTTTATTTCTCCAGCAGGGTCTCTGGCAAACTTACGAAAAACCATTAGTCTTGGTTCTCAGGTTCCAGGTTCTTAGGCTCAGGGGAGACCCCACTGACTTTGCCAGTGCTTAGGCAGGTCACGTGGCATCTGTGTGTGACGGCATCACCATGCAACTACTCTGATCTCATTGTGATCAGCAGAGTATAGACTCACTCATAGTTCAGACTTGGCCCTTCGTGGGGCTGATGGGACATGGGCAGAGCACCCAAAGCCACAGAGCCCATCCAAGGCAATGTTAGGCTCTGCTCCAGGTCTGCTGCAGGCTGGCCGTGTGCAAGGCTGGCCTTGAGCAAGACATTGACCTCTCTGGTGTGGGGTGAGCCAGTCCTGGGACAAGGTAGCAGGGCCCCCTGACCGTAGCCCTTATGCGGCAGGCTGCAAAACCCTTCTGCGTGCTGCCCCAGCCAGGAAGCACAGGCAGCACCGTCAGGTCCTTTCCCCAAACCCTGCCCCTCTCCGAGCCAGCTCTGGCTCCCATAAGTTGAGAGGGGCCAGATCTGAAAATGCTCAGGCAAGCAAGTGAGAAGGTgggtgttttattttaagtttttattctgagagagacagagtgtgcaagcagggcagagggggcgaggggcaggggggacaggatcccaaggaggctctgtgctgacagcagagaacccgatgcggggctcgaactcaccaaccttgagatcatgacctgagtggaagtcagacacttaactgactgagccacccaggcgcccccagggtgGGTGTTTTCAAGCTGGGTCTCCTTCAGCATGTCCTGGTCTTCTTTGAGGGTCACCGACCGGCGGCTGGGGCACGGCCTGACACCACTCATCCCCGCTTGCCCCTGCAGCCTACACGTACTTCTACAAGGGCACCAAGTACTGGAAGTTTGACAACGAGCGCCTGCGAATGGAGCCGGGCTACCCCAAATCCATCCTGCGGGACTTCATGGGCTGCCAAGAGCACGTGGACACAGGACCCCGATGGCCCGATGTGGCCCGTCCGCCCTTCAACCCCGATGGGGGTGCAGAGCCCGGGGCGGGCGGTGACAGCGAAGAGGGCGATGAGGGCCGCGAGGCCGGCGCGGGTGGCGGAGAGGGGGACTTCGGGGAGGGGACAGGTGAGGACGGGGGCAGCCGAGTGGTGGTGCAGATGGAGGAGGTCACGCGGACAGTGAACATGGTGATGGTGCTGGTGCCACCGCTGCTGCTGCTCCTCTGCATCCTGGGCCTCACCTACGCGCTGGTGCAGATGCAGCGCAAGGGCGCCCCGCGCATGCTCCTCTACTGCAAGCGCTCGCTGCAGGAGTGGGTCTGAccccgccccgcgcccggccCTCGCGCTCCTCACGGTGCTAACGGGGCCGGGGCTGGCGGTGCCCGTGGTTTTGAGACGGCTCCTGGGGGCACCCAGCAAGGGCCTTCCATggctccctcagcccctgggtgggggcccctccaggcccctccaacatccctgccagccctgccccattgtttatttatgcccagggttttcttttcttttcttttctttttttttttttttgcacactaATTGAGTATTTGTTTCTACTTTCCCAACTAGGAGCAGCAGTCCATCAGGGCAGGGGTTAGAGTTTTCTAAATGTAGTTCTGCTCTGGACAGGGGGTTACCTCCCcgaccccaccccttcccaccccgtACCGCCTCTGGCTCGGGCACAGCCAGAGGACCAGAGGGTCAGAAGGCCCAATTGGAAAGTAGCTGAAGGGTTTTGGAGGGGCCCTCCTCAACCTGAGCGAGCTCTGGAGACTGGGAGGACCTGACTAGTCTCCACCCACCTGAATCTCTGACTTAGGAAGAGCTTACTCCCCGGGGGCAGGCCAGGCCACAGGGGACAGACGGAAGGGTGAGGTAGCCTACTGGTCATGAGTCATGTTGAGTTTTGGTTGCTTCCCAGCCCACCTCCCTCAACCCCAGTAACTGAGGCTTCTCGTGTCTTAAgacgcccaccccacccccgaccaGCAAGGGGCCCACAGCCCCAGCTCCCACATACCGCTTGAGCCCACACCTCCTGGCCTGCCTTACCAAGGACCAAAGGGGGTCTGCCACGGCCCCTCCACCCAGGagcctcgcccccccccccccaggctgggcTTCTAGCCCCCGTCCACTCCTCTCTGAGCTATGACCCACTTGGGCTCCTTCCTTGggcctcttcccacccaccctcaTCCACACCACTGTCCTCAGGGGTCTCAGAACCCCACCGGTCTCAGGCGCCAGCTGCCAAGGTCCCAGTGGCCCCAGGGAGACAGGGGGCTGATGGGTGCCCACAGCCCACCATGCACCAGGCTTGGGGtttcctcccctccactccctgtcccccagggcactggggggggggggggggacactgtgGAGAGGGGCCAGCAGCTCATCCCCTCATGCAGACTGGGATGTGGCTGTGGAGCCCCCAGAGGAGCCCATTGTGGCCTCGGAGACTCCCCTTCTCCTTGGCTCAGCCCTAAGGGCAGAGacacttcctccttcttttccttcccaaagTAAGCAGGCGGCAAGGCTGCTGTGGAAATGGTACTGTACAGCCGGCTCCGTCCCCTCTGCTTCCCCTCAGCCCAGGGCGAGTGCGCCTGCCACCCAGATCCCCGAGGCCCCTGGAGGGAGGGGTTCTCATGGGCTGACCTGGATCACAGGTCCAGCGGCTTGCTCCCCCCTCCATCCTCAGAACCGGAGAGAGAGCCAGCCaagggatggggggtggaggtCAGTGTCCACCCTCATACATTTCTTTCTGTAAATAATCTGCACTGATTAAATTGTACAGCCGGCAAGTGTGGCCTCCTTTGTGAGAGGCCCAGGGCTGGACCGTACAGCTGGAGGGGCTGCGGGTGACAGGAGTGAGTCCAGGCTGGGATTAGGGAACTTGCCCTCATGCTGAAGGGACCTTGTTCCCAGGT contains the following coding sequences:
- the MMP15 gene encoding matrix metalloproteinase-15 yields the protein MGSDRSAPGRPGWAGSLLGGREAAARPRLLPLLLVLLGCLGRGAAAEDAEVNAENWLRLYGYLPQPSRHMSTMRSAQILASALAEMQRFYGIPVTGVLDEETKAWMKRPRCGVPDQFGVRVKANLRRRRKRYALTGRKWNNHHLTFSIQNYTEKLGWYHSLEAVRRAFRVWEQATPLVFQEVPYEDIRLRRQKEADIMVLFASGFHGDSSPFDGTGGFLAHAYFPGPGLGGDTHFDADEPWTFSSTDLHGNSLFLVAVHELGHALGLEHSSNPSAIMAPFYQWMDTDTFQLPEDDLRGIQQLYGTPDGQPQPTRPLPTVTPRRPGRPDHRPPRPPQPPPPGGKPERPPKPGPPAQPRATERPDQYGPNICDGDFDTVAMLRGEMFVFKGRWFWRVRHNRVLDNYPMPIGHFWRGLPSDISAAYERQDGRFVFFKGDRYWLFREANLEPGYPQPLTSYGLGIPYDRIDTAIWWEPTGHTFFFQEDRYWRFNEDTQRGDPGYPKPISVWQGIPTSPKGAFLSNDAAYTYFYKGTKYWKFDNERLRMEPGYPKSILRDFMGCQEHVDTGPRWPDVARPPFNPDGGAEPGAGGDSEEGDEGREAGAGGGEGDFGEGTGEDGGSRVVVQMEEVTRTVNMVMVLVPPLLLLLCILGLTYALVQMQRKGAPRMLLYCKRSLQEWV